From Amycolatopsis sp. cg9, one genomic window encodes:
- a CDS encoding iron ABC transporter permease, with the protein MLTLTKPGPPAVRRRGRAALLGTGLAALLLLGSALHLTQGTASVDAFDVLRLVFGDATGDTTAVVVESRLPRLLAALLVGAALGVAGAVLQSVSRNTLASPDTLAVNAGAHLAVVAVAAFGVSLPLLGATGVAFAGGLAAAVFVLALSGTGGTGIVRLVLAGTAIALALVSVTQVLLLLYAQETRGLFAWGEGSLEQNGLRGVGTLGPLVGLALAALLGMARRLDLVHVGDDHARTLGVHVGRVRVAAIALAVLLAAAAVTLAGPIGFVGLAAPALARLLAPVVPGLHRHAALLPFSAALGAALLLGADVLLRAIVSPQRALEVPTGVVTTILGALFLVVLARTARITSATAEPPAAGARGGVSALRYRVVLTVLALATVGAAVGAVLLGDAKLLLGDVVNWLSGQAGPIVTGVLDTRVPRVVAALLAGAALALGGALTQAVARNPLAEPGMIGVVGGAGLGAVTVITLVSGVGFWTLTGAAGLGAALAMAVVFAVAARGGFTSERLVLIGFGVHAATQALVTLLITLSDPWNETKALTWLGGSTYGRTLPHLVPMALVLVLAVPVLIRLRRELDLLALDDETPRVLGVPVARSRLLLLSCAVLLTGAAVAGIGVLTFVGLVAPHAARAIVGSRHARLLPAAALLGALLVCAADTLGRTVIAPGQLPAGLMTAIIGAPYFVWLLYRHRRQGSGGSRPH; encoded by the coding sequence GTGCTCACCCTGACCAAGCCCGGCCCGCCCGCGGTCCGTCGCCGCGGGCGGGCGGCGCTGCTCGGGACCGGGCTCGCCGCCCTGCTCCTGCTCGGTTCGGCCCTGCACCTGACGCAGGGCACCGCGAGCGTCGACGCCTTCGACGTGCTGCGCCTGGTGTTCGGCGACGCGACCGGCGACACGACCGCGGTGGTCGTCGAGTCGCGGTTGCCGCGGCTGCTCGCGGCGCTGCTCGTCGGGGCCGCGCTCGGCGTGGCCGGCGCGGTGCTGCAGTCGGTGTCCCGCAACACCTTGGCGTCGCCGGACACGCTGGCCGTCAACGCCGGGGCGCACCTCGCCGTCGTCGCCGTCGCCGCGTTCGGTGTTTCGCTGCCCCTGCTCGGCGCGACCGGGGTGGCGTTCGCGGGCGGGCTGGCCGCGGCCGTGTTCGTGCTCGCGCTGTCGGGCACCGGCGGCACCGGGATCGTGCGGCTGGTGCTGGCCGGCACCGCGATCGCACTGGCGCTGGTCTCCGTGACCCAGGTGCTCCTGCTGCTGTACGCCCAGGAAACCCGCGGCCTGTTCGCGTGGGGCGAGGGATCGCTGGAGCAGAACGGGCTCCGCGGTGTCGGCACGCTCGGCCCGCTCGTCGGCCTGGCGCTGGCCGCGCTGCTCGGCATGGCCCGGCGGCTCGACCTGGTCCACGTCGGCGACGACCACGCCCGGACGCTCGGGGTCCACGTGGGACGGGTCCGCGTCGCCGCGATCGCGCTGGCCGTGCTGCTGGCCGCGGCGGCGGTGACCCTGGCGGGTCCCATCGGCTTCGTCGGCCTCGCCGCGCCGGCACTGGCCCGGCTGCTCGCGCCGGTGGTGCCGGGCCTGCACCGGCACGCCGCGCTGCTCCCGTTCTCCGCGGCGCTGGGCGCGGCGCTGCTGCTGGGCGCCGACGTGCTGCTCCGCGCGATCGTCAGCCCGCAGCGCGCCCTGGAGGTGCCGACCGGCGTCGTGACGACGATCCTCGGCGCGCTCTTCCTCGTCGTGCTGGCCCGCACCGCCCGGATCACCTCGGCGACCGCCGAACCCCCGGCGGCCGGCGCGCGCGGCGGCGTGAGCGCGCTCCGGTACCGCGTGGTCCTGACCGTGCTGGCGCTCGCGACGGTCGGCGCCGCCGTGGGCGCGGTCCTGCTCGGGGACGCGAAACTGCTGCTGGGCGACGTCGTCAACTGGCTGTCCGGCCAGGCCGGCCCGATCGTCACCGGCGTGCTCGACACCCGCGTGCCCCGCGTGGTGGCCGCGCTCCTGGCGGGCGCGGCACTGGCGCTGGGCGGCGCGCTCACCCAGGCGGTCGCCCGCAACCCGCTGGCCGAACCGGGGATGATCGGGGTCGTCGGCGGGGCCGGCCTCGGCGCGGTCACCGTGATCACCCTGGTTTCCGGCGTCGGGTTCTGGACCCTGACCGGCGCCGCCGGCCTGGGCGCCGCGCTGGCGATGGCCGTGGTCTTCGCCGTGGCGGCCCGGGGCGGCTTCACGAGCGAACGCCTGGTGCTGATCGGCTTCGGCGTGCACGCGGCGACACAGGCGCTGGTGACGTTGCTGATCACGCTGTCCGACCCGTGGAACGAGACCAAGGCGCTGACCTGGCTGGGCGGCTCGACCTACGGCCGGACCCTGCCGCACCTCGTGCCGATGGCGCTGGTGCTGGTCCTGGCGGTGCCCGTGCTGATCCGCCTGCGCCGCGAGCTCGACCTGCTGGCGCTGGACGACGAGACCCCACGGGTGCTGGGCGTGCCCGTCGCCCGGTCGCGCCTGCTGCTGCTCTCGTGCGCGGTGCTGCTCACGGGCGCGGCCGTCGCCGGCATCGGCGTGCTCACGTTCGTCGGCCTGGTCGCCCCGCACGCGGCCCGCGCGATCGTCGGCAGCCGGCACGCCCGCCTGCTCCCCGCGGCGGCGTTGCTGGGCGCACTCCTGGTGTGTGCGGCGGACACGCTCGGCCGCACGGTCATCGCCCCCGGCCAGCTCCCGGCCGGCCTGATGACCGCGATCATCGGCGCGCCGTACTTCGTGTGGCTCCTGTACCGGCACCGCCGTCAGGGCTCGGGCGGTTCCCGGCCGCACTAA
- a CDS encoding YeiH family protein — protein MTTIRNAPAAPQAPVRPRHGAVPGLLVTVAAAAVATGLGSLVPIVGGPVFGILLGALAAAVVPGLRDERWAPGYAVASKPVLQASIVVLGTGLSLRQVLEVGGGSLPVMLGTLAVALGGAWLLGRWLGVRGDTQTLIGVGTGICGASAIAATTAVLKPKQADVAYALGTIFAFNIAAVLLFPPLGHLLGLSPHAFGLWAGTAINDTSSVVAASFAYGEDAGSYGLVVKLTRTLTLIPIVIVLAVLKSRREARQAGPGATVAAMPWRRIVPLFLLGFVAAAALNSLGVIPGSWHPALTALGTFLITTALAGIGLSLRLGDLRRAGARPLLLGGLLWIAVAATSLGLQSLTGTL, from the coding sequence GTGACCACGATCCGGAACGCACCGGCCGCGCCGCAGGCGCCGGTCCGCCCTCGGCACGGGGCGGTGCCCGGCCTGCTGGTGACGGTCGCGGCCGCCGCGGTGGCGACCGGGCTGGGCTCGCTGGTCCCGATCGTCGGCGGCCCGGTCTTCGGCATCCTGCTCGGCGCGCTCGCCGCCGCCGTCGTACCCGGCCTGCGCGACGAGCGGTGGGCCCCGGGCTACGCCGTCGCGTCGAAGCCCGTGCTGCAGGCTTCGATCGTGGTGCTGGGCACCGGCTTGTCCCTGCGCCAGGTGCTCGAGGTCGGCGGCGGCTCGCTGCCGGTCATGCTCGGCACCCTGGCGGTCGCCCTCGGCGGCGCGTGGCTGCTCGGCCGGTGGCTCGGTGTCCGCGGCGACACGCAGACCCTCATCGGCGTCGGCACCGGGATCTGCGGCGCGTCCGCGATCGCCGCGACCACCGCCGTCCTCAAGCCGAAGCAGGCCGACGTCGCCTACGCGCTCGGCACGATCTTCGCCTTCAACATCGCCGCCGTCCTGCTGTTCCCCCCGCTCGGGCACCTGCTCGGCCTGAGCCCGCACGCCTTCGGCCTCTGGGCGGGCACCGCGATCAACGACACCTCGTCGGTGGTCGCCGCGTCGTTCGCCTACGGCGAGGACGCCGGGTCGTACGGCCTCGTCGTCAAGCTCACCCGCACGCTCACGCTGATCCCGATCGTCATCGTGCTGGCCGTCCTCAAGTCCCGCCGCGAAGCCCGGCAGGCCGGCCCCGGCGCCACGGTCGCCGCGATGCCCTGGCGGCGGATCGTTCCCCTGTTCCTGCTGGGTTTCGTCGCCGCGGCCGCGCTGAACAGCCTCGGCGTCATCCCCGGCTCGTGGCACCCCGCCCTCACCGCGCTGGGCACGTTCCTGATCACCACGGCGCTGGCCGGCATCGGCCTTTCCCTGCGGCTGGGCGACCTGCGCCGCGCGGGTGCCCGGCCGCTGCTGCTCGGCGGGCTGCTCTGGATCGCCGTCGCCGCGACGAGCCTCGGCCTGCAGTCCCTCACCGGCACGCTCTGA
- a CDS encoding alpha/beta fold hydrolase: MEIDGVRVHGESGPPVLLLPGGAESCDGFFPGLVEGLVADPGARVVVHDRPGTGTSTVDGSVAGAVAHLASLVERLALGPVVAVGQSLGGAVGVLLARDRPDLLAGLVLLDPTPINDARVCASIERMTAVLAKLSAVPGLRRVLAEALRRSARRTARRRDLRPDCAAALERTADLDIPTLARAVRGLTDVARTVREPDLPRLPSVVVTADRKPDHAVHRAHERLATAFGARLVSWPGATHSVHLDHPGEVLATVRGIVGS; the protein is encoded by the coding sequence ATGGAGATCGACGGAGTCCGCGTCCACGGCGAGTCCGGCCCTCCGGTCCTGCTGCTCCCCGGTGGCGCCGAGAGCTGTGACGGCTTCTTCCCCGGCCTGGTGGAGGGGCTGGTGGCCGATCCCGGCGCGCGAGTAGTCGTGCACGACCGCCCGGGCACCGGAACGTCCACTGTGGACGGCTCGGTGGCCGGTGCCGTGGCCCACCTGGCCTCGCTCGTCGAACGGCTCGCCCTCGGCCCGGTCGTGGCGGTCGGCCAGAGCCTCGGCGGCGCGGTCGGCGTCCTGCTCGCCCGCGACCGCCCCGACCTGCTCGCGGGCCTGGTCCTGCTCGACCCGACCCCGATCAACGACGCCCGGGTCTGCGCGAGCATCGAGCGCATGACGGCCGTGCTCGCCAAGCTGTCGGCCGTGCCCGGGCTGCGCCGCGTGCTCGCCGAAGCCCTCCGCCGGTCGGCCCGGCGCACTGCCCGCCGCCGCGACCTGCGCCCGGACTGCGCGGCCGCCCTCGAGCGCACGGCGGACCTCGACATCCCGACGCTGGCCCGCGCGGTCCGGGGCCTCACCGACGTCGCCCGCACCGTGCGGGAGCCCGACCTGCCCCGCCTCCCGTCCGTGGTGGTGACGGCGGACCGCAAACCGGACCACGCCGTCCACCGCGCCCACGAACGCCTCGCCACCGCGTTCGGCGCCCGGCTGGTGAGCTGGCCGGGCGCGACGCACAGCGTCCACCTCGACCACCCCGGCGAAGTGCTGGCCACGGTGCGGGGCATCGTGGGTTCCTGA
- a CDS encoding ABC transporter ATP-binding protein produces the protein MSHVPHLAGTGVDAREIDVAYGSDVVVRAASVSLHAGSVTALIGPNGSGKSTLLRALARLHPPVAGSVTFADGADLRALSGKDIAKRITLLSQQRTAPGGVCVRELVEFGRHPHRSRWGGRDPEGPAAVERALELTGLTALADRPVQALSGGQAQRVWLASCLAQDTALLLLDEPTTFLDLRYQVEILDVVRDLADHHGVGVGVVLHDLDQAAAVADRVLLLEDGRVTAEGAPAEVLTAANLSRAYGIRVDVALDPADGRIHARAVGRFNDTAPRTASV, from the coding sequence GTGTCCCACGTCCCCCACCTCGCCGGCACCGGTGTCGACGCCCGCGAGATCGACGTCGCCTACGGCAGCGACGTCGTCGTGCGCGCCGCGTCCGTCTCCCTGCACGCGGGCAGCGTGACCGCGCTGATCGGCCCGAACGGCAGCGGCAAGTCGACGCTGCTGCGCGCGCTGGCGCGGCTGCACCCCCCGGTCGCCGGCTCGGTCACCTTCGCCGACGGGGCGGACTTGCGGGCACTGTCCGGAAAGGACATCGCCAAGCGGATCACCTTGCTGTCGCAGCAGCGGACGGCGCCGGGCGGCGTGTGCGTCCGCGAGCTCGTCGAGTTCGGCAGGCACCCGCACCGGTCCCGCTGGGGCGGCCGCGACCCCGAAGGCCCCGCCGCCGTCGAGCGCGCGCTGGAGCTGACCGGCCTGACCGCGCTCGCCGACCGGCCGGTGCAAGCGCTCTCCGGCGGCCAGGCGCAGCGCGTGTGGCTCGCGAGCTGCCTGGCGCAGGACACCGCGCTGCTGCTGCTCGACGAACCCACGACCTTCCTCGACCTGCGCTACCAGGTGGAGATCCTCGACGTCGTCCGCGACCTCGCCGACCACCACGGCGTCGGGGTCGGCGTGGTGCTGCACGACCTCGACCAAGCCGCGGCGGTCGCCGACCGGGTGCTGCTGCTCGAGGACGGCCGGGTCACCGCCGAGGGCGCCCCCGCCGAAGTGCTGACCGCGGCGAACCTCAGCCGGGCCTACGGCATCCGCGTCGACGTCGCGCTCGACCCGGCCGACGGGCGGATCCACGCCCGCGCGGTGGGCCGCTTCAACGACACAGCACCGCGTACCGCGTCGGTCTGA
- a CDS encoding ABC transporter substrate-binding protein, translating to MRITRMILGLSAAATFFVAACGTTEEPTSAAATSGAGGPVTVVDSRGKEVKLPHPAKRVAATEWNGVEHLVSLGVMPVGVSDIKGYGQWVSAEKLDGTPKDIGTRGEPSLDTLGSLGLDLVVVTDSVTEGALEQIEAKVPVIVINGGSAKDPIAGMYAGLDVIAKATGTEAEAAQLKSEFERKLTAGRAEVEKLGALGQQVAFSDAYVTSGSVSIRPYTKGALVSAVFGELGLETAWPMDGDPAYGLAQADVEGLTKLPDVRFWYIANNADGDPYRQELANNAIWQNLPFVKSGKVHRFPDSLWMFGGPKSMEQFVDAAVGALKN from the coding sequence ATGCGGATCACCCGGATGATCCTCGGGCTGTCCGCGGCCGCCACGTTCTTCGTGGCCGCCTGCGGCACCACCGAGGAACCGACGAGCGCCGCCGCCACGAGCGGCGCCGGCGGCCCGGTCACGGTCGTCGACTCGCGCGGCAAGGAGGTGAAGCTGCCCCACCCGGCCAAGCGCGTCGCGGCGACCGAGTGGAACGGCGTCGAGCACCTGGTCTCGCTCGGCGTCATGCCGGTCGGCGTGTCCGACATCAAGGGCTACGGCCAGTGGGTGAGCGCCGAGAAGCTCGACGGCACCCCGAAGGACATCGGCACCCGCGGCGAACCGAGCCTCGACACGCTCGGCTCGCTGGGGCTGGACCTCGTGGTCGTCACCGACAGCGTGACCGAAGGGGCGCTCGAACAGATCGAGGCGAAGGTCCCGGTCATCGTCATCAACGGCGGCTCCGCGAAGGACCCGATCGCCGGGATGTACGCCGGCTTGGACGTGATCGCGAAGGCCACCGGTACCGAAGCCGAGGCCGCGCAGCTCAAATCCGAGTTCGAGCGGAAGCTCACCGCCGGCCGGGCCGAAGTGGAGAAGCTGGGCGCGCTGGGCCAGCAGGTCGCCTTCTCCGACGCCTACGTCACCTCCGGCTCGGTGAGCATCCGGCCCTACACCAAGGGCGCGCTGGTGTCCGCGGTGTTCGGCGAGCTCGGCCTCGAGACCGCGTGGCCGATGGACGGCGACCCCGCCTACGGACTCGCGCAGGCCGACGTCGAGGGCCTGACGAAGCTGCCCGACGTCCGGTTCTGGTACATCGCCAACAACGCCGACGGCGACCCGTACCGGCAGGAGCTGGCGAACAACGCGATCTGGCAGAACCTCCCGTTCGTCAAGAGCGGCAAGGTGCACCGCTTCCCGGACTCCCTCTGGATGTTCGGCGGGCCGAAGTCCATGGAGCAGTTCGTCGACGCGGCCGTCGGCGCGCTGAAGAACTAG
- a CDS encoding GntR family transcriptional regulator — MVGPAAPERIAAVVRGELLDGAHPVGTRFREEDLAERFDVGRHTVRSALRLLAERGLLLHERHRGAVVAPLSRARIDEIFDYRKVLELGALRMALDRGADLTPVHAEVERLDALAERTPRPSWRKLTEVHGAIHRAIVAAAGNAHVLDSYHRCEDEVRLLQAFVRPDFDAAAMAAIHRRLVVKLGLDGETATDALTEDIDRTGRAALLTALHRAEESAHRLGR, encoded by the coding sequence ATGGTCGGGCCCGCGGCGCCGGAGCGGATCGCCGCGGTGGTGCGCGGCGAACTGCTGGACGGCGCGCACCCCGTCGGCACCCGCTTCCGCGAGGAAGACCTGGCGGAACGCTTCGACGTGGGCAGGCACACCGTCCGCTCGGCCCTGCGGCTGCTGGCCGAGCGCGGCCTGCTGCTCCACGAACGCCACCGCGGGGCCGTGGTCGCGCCGCTGAGCCGGGCGCGCATCGACGAGATCTTCGACTACCGCAAGGTCCTCGAGCTCGGCGCGCTGCGCATGGCACTGGACCGGGGCGCGGACCTGACGCCGGTGCACGCCGAGGTCGAGCGCCTCGATGCACTCGCCGAGCGAACGCCGCGGCCGTCGTGGCGGAAGCTGACGGAGGTGCACGGCGCGATCCACCGGGCGATCGTCGCGGCCGCCGGGAACGCGCACGTCCTGGACAGCTACCACCGGTGCGAGGACGAGGTCCGCCTGCTCCAGGCCTTCGTCCGCCCCGACTTCGACGCAGCGGCCATGGCGGCGATCCACCGCCGCCTGGTGGTCAAGCTCGGCCTCGACGGCGAGACCGCGACGGACGCCCTGACCGAGGACATCGACCGCACCGGCCGCGCGGCCCTGCTGACGGCGCTGCACCGCGCAGAGGAGAGCGCCCACCGGCTCGGCCGGTGA
- a CDS encoding adenylate/guanylate cyclase domain-containing protein has translation MTDSHGDRPDWPRKVSRFVDLLRAADQRPGLIRSARAVRRLVPGDRDLGDALSTTAGHPSDRVARLLAEAKAEQPSAVRELGLAAVQVWQAVAQGRHGESGEATIVFTDLVGFSSWALDVGDARALELLRAVSTASEATISRHRGRVVKGLGDGLMAVFGDPAAAVEAAYETCGAVSAIDLGGYRPQLRAGLHTGRPRKVGRDYFGVDVNIAARIADAAAGGEVLITGDVLANLDTERFTVRRRRRFRAKGAPSDLEVFAVVPRYDGT, from the coding sequence GTGACCGACAGCCACGGCGACCGGCCGGACTGGCCCCGTAAGGTGTCCCGCTTCGTCGACCTGCTGCGGGCCGCGGACCAGCGCCCGGGCCTGATCCGGTCCGCGCGCGCCGTGCGCCGTCTGGTCCCCGGCGACCGCGACCTCGGTGACGCGCTGTCGACGACGGCGGGCCACCCGTCGGACCGGGTCGCCCGGCTGCTCGCCGAAGCGAAGGCCGAACAGCCCAGCGCGGTGCGGGAACTCGGGCTCGCGGCCGTCCAGGTCTGGCAGGCCGTCGCGCAGGGACGGCACGGCGAAAGCGGCGAGGCGACGATCGTGTTCACCGACCTGGTCGGCTTCTCGAGCTGGGCCCTCGACGTCGGCGACGCGCGGGCGCTCGAACTGCTGCGCGCGGTTTCGACCGCGAGCGAGGCGACGATCTCCCGTCACCGCGGCCGGGTCGTCAAGGGTCTCGGCGACGGCTTGATGGCCGTCTTCGGCGATCCGGCGGCCGCGGTCGAGGCGGCGTACGAGACGTGCGGCGCGGTCAGCGCGATCGACCTCGGCGGCTACCGGCCCCAGCTGAGAGCCGGCCTGCACACCGGACGGCCGCGCAAGGTCGGCCGCGACTACTTCGGCGTCGACGTCAACATCGCGGCGCGGATCGCCGACGCGGCCGCCGGCGGCGAGGTCCTCATCACCGGGGACGTGCTGGCGAACCTCGACACCGAGCGGTTCACCGTCCGGCGGCGGCGCCGGTTCCGCGCCAAGGGCGCACCCAGCGACCTCGAAGTGTTCGCCGTCGTCCCGCGGTACGACGGGACCTAG
- a CDS encoding long-chain-fatty-acid--CoA ligase, whose translation MGVPTVTELLLARAGDDRPGLRFEDETWSWTEHVEASARRAGDLRAALDRDEPPHVGILADNVPAFSILLGACAFAGAVLVGLNPTRRGEALARDVRLADCQFVLAERKYQPLLAGLDLGGIRVLDLDSWPSANTPIDPAETSADDLLMLIFTSGTSGDPKAVRCTHGKIAFPGAMLAERFGLSTSDTVYVTMPMFHSNAIMAGWAVGLAAGAGIALRRRFSASGFLPDVRKFGATYANYVGKPLSYVVATPPRPDDADNPLRLVYGNEGASADLAAFEKRFGCQVVDAFGSTEGGVGFARTAGTPAGSLGKPAGDVAILHPQTGRPCPPAEFDADGHLVNAGEAVGELVNTAGPGWFAGYYRDPGADAERLRGGRFHTGDLAYADSNGFYYFAGRLGDWLRVDGENLGTAPIERILLRHPAITDTAVYAVPDPVTGDQVMAAIVTDGTPLDPAEFGRFLAGQPDLGPKQVPKYVRTVRELPRTSTFKVVKRQLSAEGLDGDGSLWERAGQEIAYTSR comes from the coding sequence ATGGGCGTCCCGACGGTGACCGAGCTGCTGCTGGCCCGCGCCGGGGACGACCGGCCGGGCCTGCGGTTCGAGGACGAGACCTGGTCGTGGACCGAGCACGTCGAGGCGTCGGCACGCCGGGCCGGTGACCTCCGGGCGGCGCTCGACCGGGACGAACCGCCGCACGTCGGCATCTTGGCCGACAACGTGCCGGCGTTCTCGATCCTGCTGGGCGCCTGCGCGTTCGCCGGGGCGGTGCTGGTCGGCCTCAACCCCACCCGGCGCGGTGAGGCCCTCGCGCGGGACGTGCGGCTCGCCGACTGCCAGTTCGTGCTCGCCGAGCGGAAGTACCAGCCCCTCCTGGCCGGGCTGGACCTCGGCGGGATCCGCGTGCTGGACCTGGATTCCTGGCCGTCGGCGAACACGCCGATCGATCCTGCCGAGACGTCGGCGGACGACCTGCTGATGCTGATCTTCACCTCCGGCACCAGCGGCGACCCGAAGGCGGTGCGGTGCACGCACGGCAAGATCGCGTTCCCCGGCGCGATGCTCGCCGAGCGCTTCGGGCTGTCCACATCGGACACCGTCTACGTCACGATGCCGATGTTCCACTCCAACGCGATCATGGCGGGCTGGGCGGTCGGACTCGCGGCGGGGGCGGGCATCGCCTTGCGCCGCCGGTTTTCCGCCTCCGGGTTCCTCCCCGACGTGCGCAAGTTCGGCGCGACCTACGCGAACTACGTCGGCAAGCCACTGTCCTATGTGGTCGCCACACCGCCGCGCCCGGACGACGCGGACAACCCGCTGCGCCTGGTCTACGGGAACGAAGGGGCGAGCGCCGATCTGGCCGCGTTCGAAAAACGCTTCGGCTGCCAGGTCGTCGACGCGTTCGGCTCCACCGAAGGCGGGGTGGGGTTCGCCCGCACCGCCGGCACCCCGGCCGGTTCACTCGGCAAGCCGGCCGGCGACGTGGCCATCCTGCACCCGCAGACCGGCCGGCCGTGCCCGCCCGCCGAGTTCGACGCCGACGGGCACCTGGTCAACGCCGGGGAAGCCGTCGGCGAACTGGTCAACACCGCCGGCCCCGGCTGGTTCGCCGGGTACTACCGCGACCCCGGAGCCGACGCGGAACGGCTGCGCGGCGGCCGGTTCCACACCGGAGACCTCGCCTATGCGGACAGCAACGGGTTCTACTACTTCGCCGGCCGGCTCGGCGACTGGCTGCGCGTCGACGGCGAGAACCTCGGGACCGCGCCGATCGAGCGGATCCTCCTGCGCCACCCCGCGATCACCGACACCGCGGTCTACGCGGTCCCCGACCCGGTGACCGGCGACCAGGTGATGGCCGCCATCGTCACCGACGGCACCCCGCTGGACCCCGCCGAGTTCGGCCGCTTCCTCGCCGGCCAGCCCGATCTCGGGCCCAAGCAGGTGCCGAAGTACGTGCGCACGGTCCGGGAGCTGCCGCGGACGTCGACGTTCAAGGTCGTCAAGCGGCAGCTGTCCGCCGAGGGCCTGGACGGCGACGGCTCACTCTGGGAACGCGCGGGACAGGAGATCGCTTACACGAGCCGGTAG
- a CDS encoding GntR family transcriptional regulator, with amino-acid sequence MPPRTLSRSGTEPLWRQLQRELLTRLDAGEFTDQFPGELALVEEYEVSRSTVRQALRQLRADGVIVAERGRQPRVAPPAEIAQPMGALYSLFASVEAAGLSQHSVVRTFDVRADALVAERLELEASTPLVYLERLRLAGGEPLALDRVWLPAEVAKPLLPADFTHTGLYAELARRTGVRLDHGREEVRAVIPTAAERAQLACAHDVAAFAINRLSHARGRPVEWRHTLVRGDRYALTAEFSAAGYRLV; translated from the coding sequence ATGCCACCGCGGACGCTCAGCCGCTCCGGCACCGAGCCGCTCTGGCGCCAGCTCCAGCGCGAGCTGCTGACCAGGCTCGACGCGGGGGAGTTCACCGACCAGTTCCCCGGTGAGCTGGCGCTGGTCGAGGAGTACGAAGTGAGCCGCAGCACGGTGCGGCAGGCGCTGCGGCAGCTGCGCGCGGACGGGGTGATCGTCGCCGAGCGCGGCCGCCAGCCCCGGGTGGCGCCGCCCGCGGAGATCGCCCAGCCGATGGGGGCGCTCTACAGCCTGTTCGCCTCGGTGGAAGCGGCCGGGCTGTCGCAGCACAGCGTCGTGCGCACCTTCGACGTCCGCGCGGACGCGCTGGTCGCCGAGCGGCTCGAGCTGGAGGCGTCGACGCCGCTGGTCTACCTGGAGCGGCTGCGCCTGGCGGGCGGCGAACCGCTGGCCCTGGACCGCGTCTGGCTGCCGGCCGAGGTGGCGAAACCGTTGCTGCCGGCCGATTTCACGCACACCGGCCTGTACGCCGAACTCGCCCGCCGCACCGGCGTGCGGCTCGACCACGGCCGGGAAGAGGTCCGCGCGGTCATCCCGACCGCGGCCGAGCGGGCCCAGCTCGCGTGCGCGCACGACGTCGCGGCGTTCGCGATCAACCGGCTCAGCCACGCGCGCGGCCGCCCGGTGGAGTGGCGCCACACGTTGGTCCGCGGTGACCGCTACGCGTTGACGGCGGAGTTCTCGGCGGCCGGCTACCGGCTCGTGTAA
- a CDS encoding TetR/AcrR family transcriptional regulator, producing MTAKERLVEAAFALFAERGYDHTTIDDITERAGVGRTTFFRTFRAKEDVIFPDHEVLLQAIEARLAGSTERTALLAVTEGTRLVLRHYLAEGERARTRYRLTRSVPALRDREISGLQQYQRLFRGFLHRWMGGGEDTALRAELMAGAVVTAHNHVLRGWLRGRPGDPEREFDAAMAETVALFTRPDDDGEASIVVFRTTKDLATVLPELNRVLGERRS from the coding sequence ATGACGGCCAAGGAACGCCTGGTCGAGGCGGCGTTCGCGCTGTTCGCCGAGCGCGGCTACGACCACACGACGATCGACGACATCACCGAGCGCGCCGGCGTCGGCCGCACGACCTTCTTCCGGACCTTCCGGGCGAAGGAGGACGTGATCTTCCCCGACCACGAAGTGCTGCTGCAGGCCATCGAGGCGCGGCTGGCCGGCTCGACCGAGCGGACCGCGCTGCTCGCGGTCACCGAAGGCACCCGGCTGGTCCTCCGGCACTACCTCGCCGAGGGGGAGCGGGCGCGGACCCGGTACCGGCTGACGCGCAGCGTCCCGGCGCTGCGGGACCGGGAGATCTCGGGGTTGCAGCAGTACCAGCGGTTGTTCCGGGGGTTCCTGCACCGCTGGATGGGCGGCGGCGAGGACACGGCGCTGCGGGCGGAGCTGATGGCCGGCGCGGTCGTGACCGCGCACAACCACGTGCTGCGCGGGTGGTTGCGCGGCCGTCCGGGCGACCCCGAGCGGGAGTTCGACGCGGCGATGGCGGAGACGGTGGCGCTGTTCACCCGGCCCGACGACGACGGTGAAGCGTCCATCGTGGTCTTCCGGACGACGAAGGACCTGGCCACCGTGCTGCCCGAGCTGAACCGGGTGCTCGGTGAGCGCCGCTCCTGA